In the Arachis ipaensis cultivar K30076 chromosome B10, Araip1.1, whole genome shotgun sequence genome, one interval contains:
- the LOC110267388 gene encoding uncharacterized protein LOC110267388 — protein MMAATSDKPTPKANANKLQNSEIPPNERSEKQIPITFIHAQTHNVVNDLLADLESLNEAYACSMDTQKAIVESCSTIQSHLTTEQPHATPPTTKIVDNSILLPLGQQLSVILSKPVLTLATDPQFKAQLSDILQTFSTTPHPETIDPLLAHLQKVYEDLYAKFPDSQAAISSYQQLTESLSKLKQDTSSFETAKATLAAHIAKAKD, from the exons ATGATGGCTGCCACATCTGATAAGCCTACACCTAAAGCCAATGCCAATAAG CTTCAAAATTCTGAAATCCCCCCAAATGAGCGGTCAGAAAAACAAATACCAATCACTTTCATTCATGCTCAGACCCATAATGTGGTGAATGATTTACTGGCTGATTTAGAAAGTCTAAATGAAGCATATGCATGTAGCATGGATACACAGAAGGCCATAGTTGAATCTTGTTCCACCATTCAAAGTCACCTTACAACAGAGCAGCCCCATGCTACACCTCCCACAACCAAGATTGTCGACAATTCCATCTTGCTTCCATTGGGCCAACAACTCAGTGTCATTCTATCCAAGCCTGTTTTGACACTTGCTACCGATCCGCAGTTTAAGGCTCAGCTTTCTGATATTCTGCAAACTTTTTCAACTACACCACATCCTGAGACTATTGATCCTTTGTTGGCTCACTTGCAGAAGGTTTATGAGGACCTTTATGCCaaatttccggattctcaagcAGCTATCTCATCATATCAACAATTAACTGAATCTCTTTCTAAGTTGAAACAAGACACCTCCTCTTTTGAGACTGCCAAAGCTACCCTGGCTGCCCATATTGCAAAAGCTAAAGATTAG
- the LOC107623156 gene encoding transcription initiation factor TFIID subunit 5, with translation MEEDEIAGYVTAYLKKKGFTQTEKIFQEEFQTNKTNSSPLEPDIAKHILSFSQLESGPARFHDGYSRLRSWTHCSLDLYKHELLRVLYPVFIHCFMDLVAKGHVQEARHFFNTFREDHEMMHLRDLQKLEGVLSPTHLEEMEFAHSLRQSKFNIKICEYSYELLLQHLHSTQSTTILGIINEHINFQVTPGQPSSIVDDPEAVTLSGSSQDAANQINQKEIHWGLLEDSLEERLEKASSLLSDSEKGEGEAKEGETEENKKRPVEGGKQGASIKKVKKDKGGSATGKNTKAEVNTVSAAPRVKPELPMPIIPTEVEQSILEDLRNRVQLSSVALPSVSFYTFLNTHNGLSCSSISHDGSLVAGGFSDSSLKVWDMAKLGEQTASSLSQDENDTSQNPQMGQSGGGKRQYTLFQGHSGPVYAASFSPVGEFILSSSADSTIRLWSTTYNANLVCYKGHNYPVWDVQFSPVGHYFASSSHDRTARIWSMERIQPLRIMAGHLSDVDCVQWHANCNYIATGSSDKTVRLWDVQSGECVRVFVGHRSMILSLAMSPDGRYMASGDEDGTIMMWDLSSGRCLTPLIGHTSCVWSLAFSCEGSVLASGSADCSVKLWDVNTSTKVSRAEEKSGNASRLRSLKTLPTKSTPVYALRFSRRNLLFAAGALAKNG, from the exons ATGGAGGAAGATGAAATTGCAGGGTACGTGACAGCGTACCTGAAGAAGAAAGGGTTCACGCAAACGGAGAAGATCTTCCAGGAAGAATTCCAAACCAACAAGACCAATTCTTCCCCTCTCGAACCAGACATTGCCAAGCacattctctctttctctca GTTGGAGAGTGGCCCTGCAAGATTTCACGATGGTTATAGCAGACTCAGATCATGGACTCACTGTTCCCTAGATTTGTACAAG CATGAGTTGCTTCGTGTGCTTTATCCAGTGTTTATCCATTGCTTTATGGATCTTGTTGCAAAAGGGCATGTTCAGGAAG CTCGGCACTTCTTCAATACCTTCCGTGAAGATCATGAAATGATGCACTTAAGGGACCTGCAAAAGTTGGAAGGTGTTCTTTCCCCCACTCATCTGGAG GAAATGGAATTTGCCCATTCGCTTAGGCAGAGTAAATTCAACATAAAAATATGTGAG TATTCCTATGAGCTTCTATTGCAACATCTACACAGTACACAATCCACTACTATACTTGGTATTATCAATGAGCATATTAACTTCCAAG TTACTCCTGGACAACCTAGCTCAATTGTTGATGATCCTGAGGCTGTCACCCTTAGTGGAAGCAGCCAAGATGCAGCAAACCAGATAAATCAGAAAGAAATACATTGGGGG TTGCTTGAAGACTCTCTGGAAGAGCGACTGGAAAAGGCTAGCTCCTTGCTTTCGGATTCTGAGAAGGGTGAAGGGGAAGCAAAAGAGGGGGAGACAGAGGAGAATAAG AAACGACCAGTTGAAGGAGGAAAGCAAGGTGCCTCGATCAAAAAGGTAAAGAAGGACAAGGGCGGAAGTGCAACAGGGAAAAACACCAAAGCTGAAGTTAATACTGTATCTGCAGCTCCGCGAGTTAAACCAGAACTTCCCATGCCCATAAT CCCGACTGAGGTGGAACAGTCAATCCTTGAAGATTTGAGGAACCGTGTACAACTTAGCAGTGTAGCACTGCCATCAGTTAGCTTTTATACTTTTCTAAATACGCATAATGG TTTAAGCTGTTCATCAATATCCCATGATGGATCATTGGTTGCTGGAGGATTTTCTGATTCATCACTGAAG GTTTGGGATATGGCAAAGCTTGGAGAACAGACTGCCAGTT CTCTTTCACAGGATGAGAATGATACATCACAAAATCCACAAATGGGGCAAAGTGGTGGCGGGAAAAGGCAGTATACATTGTTTCAAGGTCATTCAGGGCCAGTTTATGCAGCCTCTTTTAGTCCAGTTGGAGAGTTTATTCTTTCTTCCTCAGCAGACTCAACTA TTCGATTATGGAGCACGACTTACAATGCTAATCTTGTTTGTTACAAAGGTCACAATTACCCTGTCTGGGATGTTCAG TTTAGTCCTGTAGGGCATTATTTTGCCAGCTCTTCGCATGACAGAACTGCTAGGATTTGGTCGATGGAAAGGATACAGCCGTTAAGAATAATGGCAGGGCACTTGTCTGATGTTGAT TGTGTGCAATGGCATGCCAACTGCAACTACATTGCAACTGGTTCAAGTGACAAAACAGTTCGACTATGGGATGTTCAGAGTGGGGAGTGTGTCCGAGTTTTTGTTGGTCACAGGAGTATGATCTTGTCATTGGCAATGTCTCCTGATGGACGGTATATGGCATCTGGCGATGAAGATGGCACGATCATGATGTGGGACCTCTCTAGTGGCCGCTGTCTCACACCCTTGATTGGTCACACATCATGTGTCTGGTCACTTGCTTTCAG TTGTGAAGGTTCTGTTCTGGCATCTGGATCTGCTGATTGCAGTGTAAAATTATGGGATGTAAATACGAGCACTAAGGTTTCCAGGGCTGAAGAAAA AAGTGGGAATGCTAGCAGACTTAGATCACTGAAAACATTGCCCACCAAATCTACTCCAGTTTATGCTTTGCGG TTTTCTCGAAGGAATCTTCTATTTGCAGCTGGAGCTCTTGCAAAAAATGGCTAA